In one Echinicola marina genomic region, the following are encoded:
- a CDS encoding AGE family epimerase/isomerase — MNSQPVISMLAYPVKVVSSIGLLIFVLSLWMLPLRTNAQMTEKNPYARELDRIVLEMAGKLELLEVDSTMIPRSLRAQGDLAGVGSRDWTSGFFPGTLWYLYGYSGNPALLSAARTWTAFIEKEKYDGHTHDTGFKVYCSFGNAYKVQEKESDRNIIVQTANTLMGRFDPKIACIRSWDFNQETWQYPVIIDNMMNLEILFAATRFTGDSSYYQVAKAHAYTTLKNHFRADYSSYHVVDYDTISGMPRLKTTHQGYGKNSSWSRGQAWALYGYTMCYRETADPVFFEQAQKVARFILDHPRLPKDKIPYWDFDDPKIPNTPRDASAAAVIAAALLELSTYSRQEQTRRYWQAANTILKHLSSSTYRMKGEELPFLLDHSVGSKPHDAEVDVPLVYADYYYVEALIRANNYALSNMNNGSGLSW, encoded by the coding sequence ATGAATAGTCAACCAGTAATATCCATGTTAGCCTATCCTGTCAAGGTCGTATCATCCATTGGCCTATTGATCTTTGTACTGTCCTTGTGGATGCTGCCTTTGCGCACAAATGCACAAATGACTGAAAAGAATCCATATGCGAGAGAGTTGGATAGGATCGTTTTAGAGATGGCAGGGAAATTAGAGCTTTTGGAAGTGGATTCTACCATGATTCCCCGCTCATTAAGGGCACAAGGCGACTTGGCAGGAGTGGGCTCCAGGGATTGGACTAGCGGTTTTTTCCCGGGCACGCTTTGGTACCTGTACGGATATTCAGGAAACCCGGCACTCTTGTCCGCAGCCAGGACTTGGACAGCCTTTATAGAAAAGGAAAAATATGATGGGCATACGCATGATACGGGGTTTAAGGTATATTGCAGCTTTGGCAATGCCTATAAAGTCCAAGAAAAGGAGAGCGATAGAAATATCATCGTACAAACGGCTAACACATTGATGGGGAGGTTTGACCCAAAGATAGCTTGTATTCGTTCATGGGACTTTAACCAGGAAACTTGGCAATATCCTGTCATCATAGACAATATGATGAATTTGGAAATATTGTTTGCTGCCACACGCTTTACAGGGGATTCGAGTTATTATCAAGTGGCAAAAGCACATGCATATACTACACTCAAAAATCATTTTAGAGCGGATTATTCCAGTTACCATGTGGTCGATTATGATACCATATCCGGAATGCCCAGACTGAAAACTACCCATCAGGGATATGGAAAAAACTCCAGCTGGTCGAGGGGTCAGGCTTGGGCATTGTATGGTTATACCATGTGCTATAGGGAGACCGCTGATCCGGTATTTTTCGAGCAGGCACAGAAGGTCGCTAGATTTATTCTCGATCATCCAAGGCTGCCTAAGGATAAAATTCCCTATTGGGATTTTGATGATCCCAAGATCCCAAATACACCGCGGGATGCTTCCGCAGCCGCTGTGATCGCTGCTGCATTATTGGAACTCTCCACCTATAGCCGTCAGGAACAGACTAGGAGATATTGGCAGGCAGCAAATACCATTCTGAAGCATTTGTCTTCCTCAACCTACCGCATGAAAGGAGAGGAATTACCTTTTCTTTTGGACCATAGTGTAGGCTCAAAGCCTCATGACGCTGAAGTAGATGTCCCTTTGGTCTATGCGGATTATTATTATGTGGAGGCCTTAATCCGGGCCAATAACTATGCTTTATCAAACATGAATAATGGATCAGGATTATCTTGGTAG
- a CDS encoding SLC13 family permease, with protein MGKTFSKKWSLILGPMVFIGLILLDPPSGMSEEALKVLAVTLWMAIWWIAEAVPIAVTALLPIVLFPITGAVEIGITTEAYGHKYIFLYMGGFILALAIERWGLHQRIALIIISLIGSNMNSIMMGFMLATAFLSMWISNTATAVMMLPIGMAIVNQFAKVSDIYPDNREKEVGKALMLAIAYSASIGGFATLIGTPPNLVLAGIIEELYDVKLSFLDWMKFGFPLSMLLLIICWKYLTTYAFDCKKVDFPGGKQEINKMLKALGKISFEEKWVLIIFALTAAAWILRSFIQRLLPGIDDAVIALMAAITLFVLPSKSGKRKLINWEEAVKLPWGIILLFGGGMALAKGFGITGLAEWIAGKMGQMNGMSMILMILILVAMVNFLTEITSNLATTAMILPVLAPLAMSFNAHPFMLMVPVTVAASCAFMLPVATPPNAVVFGSGYLKIPDMVKAGFWMNIFSILLISLLCYYILPSIWNIEPEIFPEAFKRTKIIP; from the coding sequence ATGGGAAAAACTTTCAGTAAAAAGTGGTCACTTATTCTAGGCCCAATGGTTTTTATCGGGTTGATTTTGTTGGATCCTCCAAGTGGCATGAGTGAGGAGGCTTTGAAGGTGTTAGCGGTGACGCTATGGATGGCCATTTGGTGGATAGCGGAAGCAGTCCCCATAGCTGTGACGGCATTACTTCCTATTGTTTTATTTCCAATAACGGGAGCGGTAGAAATCGGTATTACTACCGAGGCATATGGTCATAAGTATATTTTTCTTTATATGGGAGGGTTTATCTTGGCCCTGGCCATTGAAAGGTGGGGCTTACACCAACGTATTGCCCTGATCATCATTTCCCTGATCGGTTCCAATATGAACAGTATTATGATGGGTTTTATGCTTGCGACGGCCTTCTTGTCCATGTGGATCTCCAATACAGCCACTGCTGTGATGATGCTGCCCATAGGGATGGCCATTGTCAATCAATTTGCAAAAGTGAGTGATATCTATCCTGATAACAGGGAAAAAGAGGTGGGCAAAGCTTTAATGTTGGCGATTGCCTACAGTGCTTCTATTGGCGGTTTTGCCACATTGATCGGCACGCCCCCCAATTTGGTACTGGCAGGGATTATAGAAGAATTATATGATGTGAAACTGAGCTTTCTTGATTGGATGAAATTTGGTTTTCCTTTAAGCATGCTATTGCTGATCATTTGTTGGAAATACCTGACCACTTATGCGTTCGACTGTAAAAAGGTGGATTTTCCAGGGGGAAAACAGGAGATCAATAAAATGTTGAAGGCCTTGGGCAAAATAAGTTTTGAAGAAAAATGGGTGCTGATCATATTTGCCTTAACAGCAGCGGCATGGATACTAAGGTCCTTTATCCAAAGGTTGCTTCCGGGTATTGACGATGCCGTGATTGCATTGATGGCTGCCATTACTTTGTTTGTTTTGCCAAGTAAAAGCGGGAAGAGAAAACTGATCAATTGGGAAGAGGCTGTAAAACTCCCATGGGGCATTATTTTACTTTTTGGTGGAGGAATGGCTTTGGCCAAGGGTTTTGGTATTACAGGTCTTGCGGAGTGGATTGCCGGAAAGATGGGACAGATGAATGGCATGTCCATGATACTGATGATATTGATTTTGGTCGCCATGGTCAATTTTCTTACAGAAATCACTTCCAATTTGGCCACCACAGCCATGATTTTGCCGGTATTGGCGCCATTGGCCATGTCTTTTAATGCACATCCATTTATGTTGATGGTTCCAGTAACTGTTGCTGCCTCTTGTGCATTTATGCTTCCTGTGGCCACTCCACCAAATGCCGTGGTGTTTGGTTCAGGCTATTTGAAAATTCCAGACATGGTTAAGGCTGGTTTCTGGATGAATATTTTTTCTATTCTATTGATCAGCTTATTGTGCTATTATATCTTACCCTCAATTTGGAATATTGAGCCGGAAATATTCCCTGAGGCGTTTAAGAGGACCAAAATCATTCCTTAA
- a CDS encoding sialate O-acetylesterase, which translates to MKRKHLSSFFCLLAVWTMMACGDRPASLTLHSLFSDHMVLQREQPIPIWGKALPGTVVTVKLNSFTASSEAGEDSTWLVELPAQKKGGPYQLEVLADSTLRLEDVWLGDVWICSGQSNMEWPLERVGNASEEIRQANYGQIRLFDVPHQMEQSPSESLPDSVAWKVCSPETIKNFSAVGYFFGRELQQELDVPIGLISSNWGGTNVEAWTSAVMLGEFPSHRATIAAYDTINLKEMASIASLATDSWVQAIDSLDLGLQENWSNPEIEWENSSTVVLPEVFERLDVPNTDGVIWFKKTLYLSENEANQDAEISLGRIDEEDFTYVNGQLVGSMIGTDPLRSYKIKQGVLNEGLNTIIVRVKDKGWTGGFKGTPQQMNLALENKKLDLSGEWEMNIGTVDLPIAPKNIHPNNFPTTLFNGMIKPLIPFSIKGAIWYQGESNATRAYAYREMFPAMIKDWRVHWGQGDFPFYFVQLANYRAEQASPGESTWAEVRESQMAALKIPHTGMAVAIDLGEADNIHPKNKQEVGRRLALEALSKTYHHDILSTGPTYSRQEVLGDKLRLVFSNIGDGMKTGKNDKELRGFAIAGKDKQFYWAKAVLESDSTILVSSQYVVRPQAVRYAWADNPGALNLYNSVHLPASPFRTDSWKVSTE; encoded by the coding sequence ATGAAAAGAAAACATTTGTCGAGTTTTTTTTGTCTACTAGCGGTATGGACTATGATGGCCTGTGGGGATAGGCCTGCGAGTCTAACATTGCATAGTCTGTTTTCAGATCATATGGTACTGCAAAGGGAACAGCCCATTCCCATATGGGGAAAGGCTCTTCCAGGAACAGTGGTGACGGTAAAGCTGAATAGTTTTACGGCGAGTTCCGAAGCAGGAGAAGATAGCACTTGGCTAGTAGAGCTGCCTGCCCAGAAGAAGGGCGGACCTTATCAATTAGAGGTGCTTGCGGATAGTACACTGAGATTGGAGGATGTGTGGCTTGGGGATGTGTGGATTTGCTCCGGTCAGTCCAATATGGAGTGGCCACTCGAAAGGGTCGGAAATGCCAGTGAAGAAATCCGTCAGGCCAATTATGGCCAAATAAGACTGTTTGATGTACCGCATCAAATGGAGCAATCCCCCTCTGAATCTTTGCCTGATAGCGTAGCATGGAAGGTATGCTCTCCGGAGACCATTAAGAATTTTTCAGCAGTGGGGTATTTTTTTGGTAGAGAATTGCAACAGGAACTGGATGTGCCCATTGGTTTGATCAGCAGTAATTGGGGCGGTACCAATGTGGAGGCCTGGACCAGCGCAGTCATGTTAGGTGAATTCCCTTCGCATAGGGCTACAATTGCGGCATATGATACCATCAATTTAAAGGAAATGGCCTCAATAGCTTCATTGGCCACAGATAGTTGGGTACAGGCCATCGACTCACTGGACCTGGGCTTGCAGGAAAATTGGTCCAATCCTGAAATTGAATGGGAAAATAGTAGTACTGTGGTTTTGCCCGAAGTATTTGAACGTTTAGATGTCCCAAATACAGATGGGGTTATTTGGTTCAAGAAGACCCTTTATCTTTCAGAAAATGAAGCAAATCAGGATGCTGAAATTTCCTTAGGAAGAATAGATGAGGAAGATTTTACCTATGTGAATGGACAACTTGTAGGATCGATGATCGGAACCGATCCCCTGAGGTCTTATAAAATCAAACAAGGAGTACTGAATGAAGGACTTAATACCATCATAGTAAGGGTAAAAGACAAAGGTTGGACCGGTGGTTTTAAAGGCACTCCCCAACAGATGAATTTGGCATTGGAAAATAAAAAGTTGGACTTATCAGGAGAGTGGGAGATGAATATTGGAACTGTGGATTTGCCCATTGCTCCCAAGAATATCCATCCAAATAATTTTCCGACCACACTCTTTAATGGGATGATAAAACCGCTAATTCCCTTTAGTATCAAAGGTGCTATTTGGTATCAAGGAGAAAGCAACGCTACAAGGGCATATGCTTACAGGGAGATGTTTCCCGCCATGATCAAGGATTGGAGAGTACACTGGGGACAAGGTGATTTTCCTTTTTACTTTGTTCAACTGGCCAATTACAGGGCTGAACAAGCAAGTCCCGGTGAAAGTACCTGGGCAGAAGTACGGGAATCCCAAATGGCCGCCTTAAAAATACCTCATACGGGAATGGCCGTGGCCATCGATCTGGGGGAAGCAGACAATATACATCCCAAAAACAAACAGGAGGTGGGACGAAGATTGGCCTTAGAGGCCCTTTCAAAGACATATCACCATGATATATTGAGTACAGGTCCAACCTATTCCCGACAGGAAGTTTTGGGAGATAAGCTGCGTTTAGTCTTTTCAAATATTGGTGATGGGATGAAGACTGGAAAGAATGATAAGGAGCTGAGAGGTTTTGCCATCGCTGGCAAGGATAAACAGTTTTATTGGGCCAAGGCAGTCCTTGAATCTGATTCAACCATTTTGGTCAGTAGCCAGTATGTAGTCCGACCCCAGGCCGTAAGGTATGCTTGGGCAGATAATCCCGGAGCACTCAATCTGTACAATAGTGTGCATTTACCCGCCAGTCCATTTAGAACGGATAGTTGGAAAGTATCTACAGAATAA
- a CDS encoding FecR family protein — MNKDNLYHFYAKLIHKELAEELSAKEKTALDKWLLEDPEHKIFYDKLVSDGFIDGELRKLERIDTDKSFQQLQSRISYRKQVPVIHHLWFKRMASVAAVLALFISAWITFQSIQKSVFNGSNKDKAVITDVSPGEDKAILVLPNGEEIALEDLEEGNDRKIAGMQVSKRKDFVAISLAAAPQFVPEKISKIIVPIGGKYSVELQDGTKVWLNSASSLSFPSAFEKDKREVSLDGEAYFEVAHNPRSPFTVDANGTKVKVLGTHFNIKAYKNEVATKTTLLEGKVEVAHNGQKKMLVPGDQVISGQQLLVSQVSTKEVIAWKEGYFLFQSTRLDEILRQLERWYNIKVDAKGSIPMRHFNAAIDMDTPLSKVIEVLELSGGIDFEFKNGILYVTEKD, encoded by the coding sequence ATGAATAAAGACAATTTATATCACTTTTATGCCAAACTGATCCATAAGGAGTTAGCAGAGGAACTCTCTGCCAAGGAAAAAACAGCATTGGATAAATGGCTTCTGGAAGATCCCGAACATAAGATATTTTATGATAAACTGGTTTCAGATGGCTTCATTGATGGTGAATTGCGCAAGTTGGAGCGAATCGATACCGACAAGTCTTTTCAACAACTTCAATCCAGAATTTCTTACAGAAAGCAAGTGCCGGTAATCCATCATTTATGGTTCAAGAGGATGGCATCAGTAGCAGCGGTTTTGGCTTTGTTTATATCTGCATGGATTACCTTCCAATCTATCCAAAAGTCAGTTTTCAATGGAAGCAATAAGGATAAGGCTGTCATCACAGATGTTTCGCCAGGTGAGGACAAGGCCATTTTGGTATTGCCCAATGGAGAGGAAATCGCCTTGGAGGATTTGGAAGAAGGAAACGATAGGAAAATCGCAGGGATGCAGGTCAGCAAAAGAAAGGATTTTGTGGCCATTAGTTTAGCGGCAGCACCCCAATTCGTACCCGAAAAAATTTCTAAGATCATCGTTCCCATTGGCGGCAAGTACAGCGTGGAACTTCAAGATGGAACAAAGGTATGGTTAAACAGTGCCTCTTCATTAAGTTTTCCATCAGCATTTGAAAAGGACAAACGGGAAGTAAGCCTTGATGGAGAGGCTTATTTCGAGGTCGCCCACAATCCCCGATCACCTTTTACAGTGGACGCAAATGGAACCAAGGTCAAGGTTTTGGGAACGCATTTCAATATCAAGGCATATAAAAATGAAGTCGCTACCAAGACGACTTTGCTGGAAGGAAAAGTAGAAGTAGCGCATAATGGTCAAAAGAAAATGTTGGTTCCTGGGGATCAGGTGATTTCCGGCCAGCAGCTTTTGGTTTCACAGGTCTCTACCAAAGAGGTAATCGCTTGGAAAGAGGGATATTTTTTATTCCAAAGCACCAGGTTGGATGAAATTCTCCGTCAGTTGGAGCGCTGGTACAATATCAAAGTGGATGCAAAAGGGAGCATTCCTATGCGGCATTTTAATGCCGCTATAGATATGGATACTCCACTATCCAAAGTGATAGAAGTGTTGGAGCTTTCTGGCGGAATTGATTTTGAATTTAAAAATGGGATACTCTATGTAACAGAAAAGGACTAA
- a CDS encoding RNA polymerase sigma factor, which yields MDDNKNHKILPADTKSPADSLKELFYTYHKKLVYFSMQIVGDQSLADDLVQEVFIHISQWPASNFYREEDYIRNYLYKAVKNQSINALKGQQKLMDKSGDLQEPVQDTTVLHHLIQSELVGMVYEAMESLPEGCRTVAELAYLEGKNNKEVAEILGVTVNTVKTQKQRSLKLLRLRLNPEVFMTFVILING from the coding sequence ATGGACGATAATAAGAATCATAAAATTCTTCCTGCTGATACTAAATCACCTGCTGATTCATTGAAGGAGTTATTTTATACTTATCATAAGAAATTGGTTTATTTTTCCATGCAGATTGTGGGAGATCAATCGCTCGCTGATGATTTGGTCCAAGAGGTTTTTATACATATTTCGCAGTGGCCGGCCTCCAATTTTTATAGAGAAGAAGATTATATTAGGAATTATCTGTACAAGGCTGTAAAAAACCAAAGTATCAATGCCCTAAAAGGCCAACAAAAGCTAATGGATAAATCAGGGGATTTACAGGAACCGGTACAAGATACTACAGTTTTGCATCACCTTATCCAATCAGAACTTGTAGGTATGGTATATGAAGCAATGGAAAGCCTTCCAGAAGGATGCAGGACTGTTGCGGAGTTGGCCTATTTAGAAGGGAAGAACAATAAGGAAGTGGCGGAGATCTTAGGTGTTACGGTGAATACAGTAAAGACCCAAAAGCAAAGAAGTTTAAAGCTGCTGAGGTTAAGGCTTAATCCTGAAGTGTTTATGACTTTTGTTATATTAATTAATGGTTAA
- a CDS encoding TonB-dependent receptor, translated as MKFTHLGQGRDRLSFAPPNYLLAMKWTFILSIALVFQVNAKVHSQDLTVDVYEKQFTEVLSMIEAQTDISFVYSDEIIKTAMPVSISLQNVKLEDALNALFAQQPLSYKVVDDFVVIQKRGVAGLENIDITGTVTSVDGEILPGATIRLKGASKGTITDLDGKFSLKDIPEGSVLVISYIGYNPKEVTISNQSVIEVALTPTETALSEVVIIGYGQQERKKVTSAIADFKPTEENFRQVQGPDQLMQGRMPGVYVGAGGGTPGSALRVSIRGIGSLSGENEPLYVVDGIPLVNSNAALFNLGEGMNPLSQLNPADIESIEVLKDAASAAIYGSRATNGVVIITTKSGKEGQSSFSINSNFGVQYLPNVDKLKMAETDLYLEVQNEAKYNFNQQYGYQPGDGNFVEYLENPYPGMPSTDWLDWVTRNALVSNVNMSFSTGTKKTKLFISGGFLDQQGVIETNEYKKYNGKVNVSHQATDWLKVGVNTNLSFSRNHRIPNGDYGSSIFLRSMGQRPYDRPFKPNGDYYVGGTEELVYHNNVQILNEQKTKLDNYRMLGNAFADIQFSPSLHLKNSFGMDASYTEDYLHYTDVHPYGAGQGRVLDERRMLTNGLIENTLYYDHDFGKLSINALVGHSYQKVTSSTNYIDGRGFPSASFDVISVASEIANATSGFGESALESYYSRANLSYADKYMLSLSLRADGSSRFSPEKRYGSFPSVSAGWNVSDEPFWNLNKTDLKLRASYGATGNQDGIGSYAYQALMSGGANYNGNSGLAISTFGNSNLTWETAKQFDIGLDAGFLEGKFNLTADYFIKNTENLLYSMPIHATSGFSSITSNIGSMQNRGLELMLAYNNRFGELQWQSDFNISFIDNELTSLLGDEALLIGANRTLQVGQEVGSFYMYKMLGIYQYDEEVPQTLYDQGVRAGDVIYEDVNDDGIINVDDRQIIGTSNPDFYGGWSNTLKYRNFDLSAFLTYSKGAEIYANWRLTTDRIGYGKQGFREEVALERWTGPGSSNEVPRAIHGNSYNLYNSSRFLEDGSFIRLRTLSLGYTLPKTLLSKLDMSHCRLYVQGENLLILTKYSGLDPEVSKNYDARFMGDDNMNLPQPRTLRLGLNITF; from the coding sequence ATGAAATTTACCCACTTGGGACAAGGAAGGGACAGGCTTTCCTTCGCTCCACCAAATTACCTTTTGGCTATGAAATGGACTTTTATTTTAAGTATTGCCCTGGTTTTTCAGGTAAATGCCAAAGTACATTCCCAAGATCTTACTGTAGATGTTTATGAAAAGCAATTCACTGAGGTCTTAAGCATGATTGAAGCTCAGACGGATATAAGTTTTGTCTATTCGGATGAAATTATCAAGACTGCCATGCCAGTAAGCATCAGTCTCCAAAATGTTAAACTGGAAGATGCTTTAAATGCACTTTTCGCCCAACAGCCGCTTTCTTATAAGGTCGTGGATGATTTTGTGGTGATCCAAAAAAGAGGAGTTGCAGGACTGGAAAATATAGATATTACCGGAACAGTTACAAGTGTGGATGGAGAAATCCTTCCTGGGGCCACTATTAGGTTGAAGGGAGCTTCTAAGGGAACCATTACGGATTTGGACGGAAAGTTTAGTCTTAAAGATATTCCCGAAGGATCCGTTTTGGTGATCAGTTATATCGGCTATAATCCAAAAGAAGTAACCATCAGCAACCAATCTGTCATTGAGGTTGCCTTGACGCCAACTGAGACAGCTCTTTCAGAAGTAGTGATCATAGGTTATGGTCAACAGGAAAGAAAGAAGGTAACCAGTGCCATCGCAGACTTTAAACCTACAGAAGAAAATTTCAGACAAGTTCAGGGACCAGATCAACTGATGCAAGGCCGTATGCCTGGTGTATATGTGGGCGCCGGTGGAGGTACTCCTGGCAGTGCCCTAAGAGTCAGTATCAGGGGGATTGGTTCTTTGAGTGGTGAAAATGAGCCATTATATGTGGTAGACGGAATTCCCTTGGTCAATAGCAATGCTGCCTTGTTCAATCTAGGTGAGGGAATGAACCCTTTGTCCCAGCTCAATCCAGCCGATATAGAATCAATAGAAGTGCTTAAAGATGCGGCTTCTGCAGCGATATATGGTTCCAGAGCTACCAATGGGGTGGTTATTATCACTACAAAATCTGGTAAGGAAGGACAGTCCAGTTTTTCCATAAACTCCAACTTCGGTGTTCAGTACCTTCCAAATGTAGATAAGCTGAAAATGGCAGAAACCGATCTCTATTTGGAAGTACAAAATGAAGCCAAATACAATTTCAACCAACAATATGGCTATCAACCAGGAGATGGCAACTTCGTGGAATACCTGGAAAATCCATATCCTGGCATGCCTTCAACGGATTGGTTGGATTGGGTGACCAGAAATGCCTTGGTATCGAATGTAAACATGTCATTTAGCACTGGAACCAAAAAGACCAAATTATTTATATCAGGAGGATTTTTGGATCAGCAAGGGGTAATCGAAACCAATGAGTACAAAAAGTATAACGGTAAGGTAAATGTAAGCCACCAAGCGACAGACTGGTTAAAAGTAGGGGTAAACACGAATTTAAGTTTTTCCAGGAATCATAGAATTCCCAACGGCGATTATGGATCTTCTATTTTCCTCAGAAGTATGGGACAGCGTCCCTATGATAGGCCTTTCAAGCCCAATGGAGATTATTATGTGGGGGGAACTGAAGAGTTGGTATACCATAACAATGTCCAGATCCTTAATGAGCAAAAGACCAAATTGGACAATTACAGGATGTTGGGCAATGCTTTTGCAGATATTCAATTTAGTCCATCCTTACATTTGAAGAATAGCTTTGGGATGGATGCCAGCTATACGGAAGACTACCTTCACTATACAGATGTCCACCCATATGGCGCTGGTCAAGGAAGGGTTTTGGATGAGCGAAGGATGTTGACCAATGGTTTGATAGAAAATACCCTTTATTATGATCATGATTTTGGAAAGCTGAGCATCAATGCCTTAGTGGGCCATTCTTATCAGAAAGTAACTTCAAGTACCAATTATATCGATGGCAGGGGTTTTCCTTCAGCTTCTTTTGATGTGATATCAGTGGCCAGTGAGATTGCCAATGCCACTTCAGGTTTTGGAGAGAGTGCCTTGGAATCTTATTACAGTAGGGCCAATCTGAGCTATGCTGATAAATATATGCTTTCACTTTCCCTAAGAGCTGATGGCTCATCCAGATTTTCACCTGAAAAGCGATATGGTTCTTTCCCTTCAGTCTCTGCGGGTTGGAATGTATCTGATGAACCATTTTGGAATTTGAACAAGACGGATTTGAAACTTCGGGCCAGTTATGGGGCCACGGGTAACCAAGATGGCATTGGCAGTTATGCTTATCAAGCCCTGATGAGCGGTGGTGCCAACTATAATGGGAATAGTGGTTTGGCTATATCCACTTTTGGGAATTCCAATTTGACATGGGAAACAGCCAAGCAGTTTGATATAGGCCTAGATGCAGGCTTCTTGGAGGGCAAATTTAACCTTACTGCTGATTATTTTATCAAGAATACCGAAAACCTCCTGTACAGTATGCCCATCCATGCGACCTCTGGATTTAGCAGCATTACCAGTAATATTGGGAGCATGCAAAACCGTGGCCTTGAATTGATGTTGGCTTATAATAACCGTTTTGGTGAGCTTCAGTGGCAATCAGACTTCAATATCTCATTCATAGATAATGAATTGACGTCTTTGTTGGGAGACGAGGCCCTGTTGATCGGTGCCAACCGCACCCTGCAAGTGGGCCAGGAAGTGGGCAGTTTTTATATGTATAAAATGCTGGGCATTTACCAGTACGACGAAGAAGTACCTCAAACCTTATATGATCAAGGCGTTCGTGCTGGTGATGTAATCTACGAAGATGTAAATGACGATGGGATCATTAATGTAGATGACCGTCAAATTATTGGTACTTCCAATCCTGATTTTTATGGTGGTTGGTCCAATACCTTAAAATACAGAAATTTTGATTTATCGGCTTTTTTGACCTACTCCAAGGGTGCAGAGATATACGCCAACTGGAGATTGACCACAGATAGGATAGGCTATGGTAAGCAAGGATTTAGGGAAGAAGTGGCGTTGGAGAGATGGACTGGTCCAGGAAGCAGCAATGAAGTGCCTAGGGCGATCCATGGGAATAGTTATAATCTCTATAATTCATCCAGGTTTTTGGAAGATGGCTCTTTTATCCGACTTCGTACATTGAGTTTGGGCTATACCTTGCCAAAAACTTTATTGTCCAAATTGGATATGTCGCATTGCAGATTATATGTGCAGGGTGAAAACCTATTGATTCTCACCAAGTATTCCGGTTTGGATCCTGAGGTCTCCAAAAATTACGATGCGCGATTTATGGGGGATGATAATATGAACCTGCCTCAGCCTAGAACCTTGCGTTTAGGCCTAAACATTACTTTCTAA
- a CDS encoding SGNH/GDSL hydrolase family protein, translating to MLKFNYLKSNLLLLALLLSLNVLGQEKETLRVLFVGNSYTYFWNLPQMVSALAADQGMSIITRKSTLGGATLKQHWEGERGLESKKMISEGEWDVVVLQNHSKSTINDPVEFEDYGKKFIELVKAKGAKPLLYMTWARNWNPLMQEAVSTGYRDLAKSTGVDLAPVGEVWGQARILRPDLSLFDPDGSHPSQIGTYLTACVFYRILSGKASQGLSGRLSWVDQDGEEIFLAIIPEGEAEFIHQLVDKVLVKTMEQE from the coding sequence ATGTTGAAATTCAATTATCTGAAGTCCAATCTTTTATTATTGGCCTTATTGCTTTCCCTGAATGTTTTAGGTCAGGAGAAGGAGACATTGAGGGTGTTGTTTGTAGGAAACAGCTATACTTATTTTTGGAATTTACCTCAAATGGTAAGTGCTCTTGCAGCGGATCAGGGGATGTCCATTATTACACGAAAATCAACTTTGGGCGGCGCCACACTCAAGCAACATTGGGAGGGTGAGCGTGGCTTGGAATCAAAGAAAATGATTTCAGAAGGGGAATGGGATGTGGTTGTCCTTCAAAACCACAGCAAGAGCACCATTAATGATCCTGTGGAATTTGAGGATTATGGTAAAAAGTTCATAGAGCTGGTGAAAGCAAAGGGGGCGAAACCATTGCTTTATATGACCTGGGCCAGGAACTGGAATCCCTTAATGCAAGAGGCCGTTTCTACAGGATACCGTGATTTGGCCAAAAGCACAGGAGTGGATTTGGCCCCTGTGGGAGAAGTATGGGGGCAGGCAAGGATATTACGTCCAGATTTAAGTTTGTTTGATCCCGACGGAAGCCATCCCTCTCAGATAGGGACTTATCTTACAGCCTGTGTTTTTTATAGGATACTGAGTGGCAAAGCGAGCCAAGGTTTGTCGGGAAGGCTTTCTTGGGTGGATCAGGATGGTGAGGAAATCTTTTTGGCTATTATTCCTGAAGGTGAGGCTGAATTTATCCATCAGTTGGTAGATAAGGTGCTTGTTAAAACTATGGAGCAGGAATAA